The genomic stretch gatttttatatttctacggCCGAGGGCTATATTAGTAAATTCTATGtaatttaagattgaaatagtgttgcacatattattatcactgaatttttcatgataataaaacaGTCATTTTCAGCCATAATTCAACGGGTCATTTCCCATTAAACGAGTCacacagaaaatttaaccaacaaatcaaacacTATATTGGGTCGTCAAATGCTCTATGAATGCCCCTATTTACCAATTCAACCACAcccttattttataaataataacccTCTCAATCTCAACTCCTCTTTGTAGTGCATAGACATCACATCTGCCGCAACCGGAAATCGAAGATGTACGGAACAATGTCCGCTGAGATGACGGTTGATGTACCGGCATCCGAAGCATGGAAGCTCTACGGCACTCTACAGCTCCCCAAAGTGGCGGAGAAAGCCAACTCCGACTTTATCAGCCGGGTCGACGTCGTCCAAGGGGACGGCGGCGCCGGAACCATTCTCGAGGTCGTTTTCCGTCCAGGTACCATCCACATTCAGTTCAATCAACTTCCGCTAGatttatgtaattattaattaattgattaattgagcAGGGATGGGAGGGGGGATGAAGTCGTTCAAGGAGAAATTCGTGGTGGTGGATAACGAGAAGCGTGTGAAGGAGGCAGAGGTTGTGGAAGGTGGATTTCTGGATCTAGGGTTCACGCTGTATCGTATGAGATTCAATGTGATGGAGGTGGAGGGAAACGAGAAGCAGTGTATAACTCGATCTACGATCGAGTACGAGCTCAAAGAAGAAGCTGCAGCTAATGTTGAAATCGCTTCCATTAAACCATACATTGGCCTCATGCTGCTCTGTGCTAAGTATTTGGTCcgcaacaatgacaattgatcAACTATAGCCGCAACAACGACAATTGATCTACTATTAACTTGGGACTGCGTGTTTTACTTTCATGTTAGCTAAATTAAATTTCTATCCTCCTACTATATATCtctgtatttcattttctctttttccatgcttttaataacaacaatcaatatgaatctacatattttatcaactcataactatgaaatcttgaaaaagcTGCCACAAGAAAATCCTACTCCCTACGTTAGCTATTAAAAGTCACACTTTATCCAccacgaatttttaaaaatgttaatagaaagtgaattgaaaatattaacGAAATGGGAGTCATACTCTTTGATATCCTCggtttttgcactattttagggcctttatttggtccattttgagtatcaatgttgcattacatgtccaataattacatattttatctattttggtattttgacgtgttttgtgaaaaatgtgcaaatttgagcctaaaaagatagctaaaactcgaagatgaaaatctggagcattcgaccagcccagcggaccgctggcgGCCAACGATTGTTGAACAAATAGCAGTCCGCTTCgaaaaagttgtgctgaaaagactagttcaagacataattgtaacaccccaaatCAGGGTTTAGTCGGAAAATTCCTTTCTACACAAATTTGTCAATTTaggctgaaatttttataaTCTGTGCACAACACTGAATGTTATTTTATATAGAATTGGGGTTACACAAGTATCACGTCACTAAGATTgagcaagaaaatagaattaaatcggAAATTATATAGAGTATACAATAGAAGGGAGAAATGGTCATTTTGCATAAAAGAtgctatgtatatttttatctCCAAAACTCTTCGAGAGGCACGATTTTTTtaggtttgtaatttttttttactacaaTGAAGACAATTATACATGGAATCATTTAGAAAGAATATGAATGATCAAAATAGTGTCATTTGTCATTtactattcataattaattaaataatgtggctcttgctataaaatcaaatatagctACTAGCCTACTATTCACCccactttggagaatcaaccgaTTAGTAatcaaaggaggaagaagaagttgcaatctatgaaaatttcatttaatttttgttgaCGCTTTGAACCAGTTGAACCAACGTATGGTTATCAAGGTAGGGCTCTCTTTTATCCTATTTTTCGTTTATTTGAAACTTATTATAGGTTATGAGGTAAAAAATTTCTGACCTCGTTGGTTGTCAAATAAGGTGTGTGTTACGTTTTGAGTTTATCTATCAATCCTTGTCCGTAGACGTCGGAAACATAAGTTTTTCCATTGAACTAAATTGAGTTGAACCTATGTATGATTTTGGGTATGAACTGACTATCTTAGTGCTTTAATCCATGAATCTTAATTGGTCAAATTGTTgttgaaaatgaataatatatcttatttagtgactaaaataaatttattagaatttataatggtcatttgatatattttggaaaattgattggaaTATTGAAGTGAAAGATGTTTTTTGAGTAAGGAATTGAATATGGTAATGACTAATAACTAAGTGTGATTATGTAAGTGGATTAACCATAGAAATGAGACTAGAATTGATGATTGAAGCATATTCTAACGATTGcaaataattgagattaaagaaatttagttgataaggttaatgagttttatttataagatttggtaaaagaaatatgatttaGAATGACTATGGATGTTAAACTAAATTTTAGGATTTACTAAGTAAGATTAGTAATTACGGAGTATAAAGTAACTAGTGGAAATAGTAACTTAGAATTTGATTAAGGGAATAAAAGACATGAAACACACATGGAATGGATAGATAAAATGCGTAGTATATGGAATGCATTTAATTGATCTTGAAATTTATCtgtgattattaatatttttaaattagtattaagGTGACGAAAATAAAACTGTgaatagtaatagaatatttggtgattttttttattggaggatttaaataggagtaattactgcaatctatatatatatatacatatatataatggGGTGTGCTAGGGTCCTTACAGCATCTTAGTgcaaaacacaacacaaatcacaacccttggatcaTTAGATTGGATGATTGTGATTAGTTACATTATCATattaaaaatctaca from Salvia splendens isolate huo1 chromosome 15, SspV2, whole genome shotgun sequence encodes the following:
- the LOC121768917 gene encoding norbelladine synthase-like produces the protein MYGTMSAEMTVDVPASEAWKLYGTLQLPKVAEKANSDFISRVDVVQGDGGAGTILEVVFRPGMGGGMKSFKEKFVVVDNEKRVKEAEVVEGGFLDLGFTLYRMRFNVMEVEGNEKQCITRSTIEYELKEEAAANVEIASIKPYIGLMLLCAKYLVRNNDN